The following nucleotide sequence is from Sander lucioperca isolate FBNREF2018 chromosome 19, SLUC_FBN_1.2, whole genome shotgun sequence.
CACTATTTACTCACATTGATCTATttcaccctctctctgtctctctctctctctcacacacacacacacacacacgcacacacacgcacacacacacacacacacacacacacacacacacacacactatctcgCACACATTATATAAACACCCACTCAGGATTGGTGTTAATGAGAAATGGTCCTCAATTATATCTAATTACACTTTGCTCCAGTTATAATTACTTTCTTGTCCCCtgggttttaaatgttttttttttttaaatgtgtgtttcctTCCATCCACACTCAGTTCTGTAGAAAGCTGGTCCTATCAAAGAGTGAAAGTGTGGACTGGAAGCTGATGTACTTCACCCTGAAGAAACATTATCCAGTGAGGGAGCAGTACGGCGACACCTTGCACTTCTGCAAACACTGTAGCATCCTCTTCTGGAAGGTAAAGAACAAGATAACACGCACCTGCAACCACATTCATTTCATGTAGGAAACACCATATGACTAGTCAGTACTGTTCATCAGACTGCATGTAAATTAAAAGTTGTTCAttacattaaaagaaattaacaatAGGTTCAGTGCAAGTTTAACTGGTTAGTTCagcgttagggttagggttatggccTTTCAGTGTTGTAGACTGTAGCTTAGTAGAGTGCGTGTAGAGTAAATGAAACCTGCAGTATTTAAAGAGACATTTCTCACAGACCTGACATCTCTTAAACTGTACATAGATCAGACATGAGAGTCTATCAAATCAAGTCACTTTGGTCCAATCACGCGGCCTCTCTCACACTGATAGCTGTCTCTAGCATGCCGTGAGAAAGATATACAATAGTAAATTGAATCCTATTTttatatagtaaaaaaaaacctccatGTTCTGTTTATGTAACAGGAACTTATGAgtgacacatatacatatacattatcACTGATGGTTATAGTAATTCTTGTTGTTTTCAGTACAATGGATGCTGTGAACTTGTTTAGcccatactgtacatgtttatGTAGCGACCAGAAGGCAAACAAATGACTTGTCTGCCCTTCATGACACGTGATCGTACCTTAAACCATGTGTAACATTAAGTTTGCGTTAATAACTTCTGGGGAAGATGTGTATCTTCACAGACTAACAGTACTTGGATTACAAAATGCAGCTGTTCCTACAGTATCTGTTCTCATACTCCTTGCGAATACAACAATCCTGTCATCCTCCTTGACTGGGTCATTATACTTTTTTAACCTCTGCCCTCTTTGCGTCCCTCTCCTTGCTTGTCGCCCTTCCTTCCTGGCTCTTCTCCTGGTTCCCCTTCTCCCTGATTCTTTAAGGATCGCCACCTCGCTTTGTTATTCAAGGTACTTTTCGTCCCATCAtgcctttctgttttctgtcagtTGCCAGTTTGTCTCATGTTTCCCAGATGGTCTGATTCATATCTTATCTTTTTCCACTTGTTAAGCTTTGTCTCGTACTGTTCTCAATTTCACTTGATGTCACATGTTTTGCTCGAGGTGTGTTTAGTAAACAGTGCCGCTTTTTTCACTGACATTTAATGGCCTTTAACTGCATTCTTAAAGTTCATAGATTCCTCTGAATGTTGAGTTCATGTGTCTGAAAGAAAACTGTCATTTAGTTTAACGTAAATGTTTCTCTGTGTATACTAATGTCCAGGGTCCGGTTGCACCAGGCATTTGTAAATCCATCACTAAGTTTGTGTTGAAGACCTTCCATGATCATAGTAACTACTGGTTGCTGCATAGCTGCTCCTTGGGTTTCCTGGTCTTTCTGGTTCTTTCTGACAATGTGGTTGTTTACTGTCTTCCAGGACTGTGGCCATCCATGCTCAGCCAACAACCCAGACAGCTGCCTCATGCCCATTTCTCCGCAGCACTTTATTGACCTCTTCAAATTCTAAACCCTCCGTGTTGTTCTTCAACCGAAGCGTCCGTTTACTCTTACTCCCAAACCAAGAGTGTGTACGAGACCTCAATGTCATAAACTCAAATACAAAGGGCTTCAACTGAAAGagatgacttttttatgtcttCATTTCCTTACGCACAagtgtttccataaggcatagAAAAGATTTAATGTGGATGTTTGTAGATTTTAAGAGTGTTGGTGATAGGTGAAATATAAAGAACATTTATCTTTTTCCTCCTCCTGTATAAATGTTTTGTCTTCTTGACAAAAAAATGCTATTTCTAACAGAggaaatacaataataatatgtATATGTAGGTAGGTGGTGATAGATGGTAACACTTTTTAAATGGCAACATTTACAGGGTGGCAGGATAAGATGCCTCATGTGTTAGTTGTTTATTTAATGGGGTTAAACTATTCTGCCTTTTGCTCCGTTTTGTCCTGGTGGTATTTCTCTGCAATAACTGAATGCATGTCATGTTTGAGTCTGTGTTTACTTACTGTATGTTGTCCTTTGTGAATTATTGCTGTGCTCTGTGTACATTGGAAgtgttataatataataatttcttTAGCCGTTCAAGTTTTTACAATCGACTTTGTCAGAACTGTCAAGTGACAGACGGAAGAAATGTTAAACCTTATTTATGTGGGGGTGGGAGTTTTGTATCCTTCCTCCAACTTTTGTAATATTCATTTGCTATCCCAATACTCTTGATGGTACTATTGTGAAATATATGGGACAGAAACTAgttataaataagtaaatatttCTAAAAACCTGTTTCTGTTCTTCATTTTATACTGTGAGGCGCAGGGACTTTTGTTAACTGTATTAAGATCTGTTTTTAGACTTGACCTAATTGTAGTTTCCGCTTCTTGGATTTTGATATAAATGTCTTTGCATCTTAAACAGCAAGGAAAAATAGTTTGTCATTGGTCACAGGAGCAAAGTTTCCTGATTATTGTTCTTCCTCTTAATCTCTAGACTGAATCTTTCTAAAAGCTGTTCAATAGGAAGAAACAAGAAATAGATAACATTCATGTGCAAATGTAAAGATTTGGTAGTTGTGGCAAAGTgttattttacaataacaataatttcTTTAGTAACTTGACAATATATTGGTAAGTGTCTGACCAGTTTCAAATGCCCActgataaaatgaaatgaataaagTAGAGCCAGACAGTCAGACTAAATCTTTATTCTGCTTGAGAAAATGTGACCAAGCTGTTTAGTGAATAAATACAGGATACAGGTATCCCTGGAAGTGGACCTGTATCTGTGTTCACTTCTGGCTGCAATGAAGCAGACTTCAGTATCAAACAAATTCAGTAAACAGATAGAAActgagaaaaagaagagaagcaAACATCAGTGGCATGACATTTCTCATTCACCTAAAAGAAAAATCATTGTCTCAGTCCAATACAATATACAGATATGCAAATTGAATTAACAAACAGACCAGATTTTTATAACGCAGTGCAAAAACACTTCTGTTGCTCCTGCTGGTTAAGCTAACAGCATCCAGTGATTGGAAACCAATTActgtcttaaagtgctcatattatgctcattttcaggttcataattatatttagaggttgtaccagaataggttaacatgtttttaattttttgttgtactgcacattgctgcagctcctcttttcaccctgtgtgttgagctctctgttttagctaccgagtgaggcatctcacttctgttcaatatttgtggggagtcgcacatgcgcagtagctaggtatgGACAACTAGCCATTACTgtaagaagcagagtatgagggcgtgccacgctagcagctagtcGAGCATTACAActtgtgttacaaagtgaccaacgtttgtcatggaagtaaaggctagactacaatagagctgtttggagcagtttgtcaaccgtgttttctgttggagatggggtggactttgggctttttcactttttaaacctataacatgcacaaaaaaagctatataacacaataaaggaaaggggaaaagcgtaatatgagcactttaaagcagccatattatgctcattttcaggttcataattgtattttaaggttgtaccagaataggtttacatggtttaattttctaaaaacaccatatttgtgttgtactgcaccgctctctctcactgctgcagatcctcttttcacctggtctctgttttagctacagagtgagacctcttcttcttctttggtactatctttgattgcactgcacatgcccagtagctcagatgtagatcatgtcagctagctagctccatagacagtaaaagaaaggttgtttctacaactttggtcagttacaaggcaggattagctgggagacttctaaatgagggcgcacatgtaagtagttcttttgtagattatggtgaacttgtgtgtgttgtagcagtgctttgctattgagaacgaggtagcatgctagcgttagcatgctagcgttagccatagcgttagcatgctaacgctacgagctaatggttgcggttagcctgctcgtttcggcttgtgacgtcacaagccgtgccgattttgaacagctcacccagagactgaaggcaggacacattcagaaactgtatctcactctaaacagcatgggtggatttttttcaaagtttgtatgtgtgtggaagcaccagagacacaacataacaccccaaatcccagaaaaagtgattttttcataatatgggcactttaatggcTGATGCAGGACAAATTCATGCTGGGTTGACCCACATGTGTAGACATTGTGATGAGCTCAGCAGTTTTTTGCTCAGTTTTTGGTCTAGTTCAAATGTACAGCAAACACATGATGCCATTCTATTGATACAAGGCACTTCACAGGTGCATGGATTCACTGCTTTTCTTGAGAAACACGTATACACAGAGTTTGACTTGTCATTGTCATCTTGTccttacaaatgaaaaaaaatattcagcaTCGGATTTAAACGTATCAATCTATGACACTGTAGGGGTTGCTTAGATTTAGTCTGCACATTCCCAACACAACAACAGAACTTCAAATCTCATTCTATTGTACAAATGTGCATGCCTGTCTATCAACAAACTCATATTCTCTCCTCTACCTCTtgttcacacacatgcatacaaacacactgATATTCCAGATCAAACGTGTTTCATAAACTGTTTCATGATTGCACAGATTTTAAGCCCATTTTTGATGAATAAATTATAGATACTGTAACTGCATAGACAGAAAGGAACTGAAAACCAAGTCTTCAGTAGCAggtttgcatattcatattgaTTCTCTACCACTGACAGCCACAATAATTATATGAAAATCACTCTACTCATTTTTGGCAATATAAAATGTCTAAATGGCAGACCTGTGGGTATCACAGTTAAAACTGTACAGTAGTTTAAGGCTTTTATTTGTTGTAATTTACAGTTTATGCCAGTGATTTaaaagtagcaaaaaaaaagccCATTCATAAAACTGACATATATTGTCTTTAAGGTCTTCAAAGCTAAAACAATAGGGACAAACGTCATGTGTTATGTTCAAGGCTTTACAACAGCATCTCAATACCAGTTGACATTAACACCGTTTTCGTCCAGAACTAGATAACAGAGACGAGCATTTATTTGGTTCAGATCTTCATCCTCTTTACTGATGGTACATTGGTGAGGAGGGAGGGGCATAGAAGGTCAAATGGCTCCTATTTAAACCCCTCCCAAGCACTTTCTGACACAATCCCTCTGCTCATCCTGCTGATGCCAGCCAGCTTGACTTTGGCGCGGGCTGTCCACCTGACGGCAGCTGTTGAATCCTTGGAGTCCGACAGATTAGCATAGCGGGAGGAGTCCTCCTCAAGACCTTGGCCCGCCCAGGAGGCCAGTTCCAACGGGAGGCCTAGAGAGTCGGGGAAGGACACTGGCAAGCCCCCTTTCTGGCTCTTGTCCTCTGGGGCTTCGTCGGTCACAGTCTCAGTTAAGTTCTCCAGGTGAGGCGGCTCCCAACCCTCCATCTTCTCCAGTTTTTTGGTGGGGGAGATTTGCCTCATCGTCATGGTAACGCTCTCCCAGAAACAGTGGCCCTTGTCTGGCTTGTCCTTcttttccttctccttctcgTCATCCTTGATTTTCTTGTGAGACCTttagagaaaaacagagagagggagagaagcatAAATATATAAgtggcaaaataaaataaccaGTCGACCACTCACATCTTAACTATAAATAGAACTGACTGGGTGAGGTACGAGACATCTTTACACTGGGGAGTGGAACTTTCCCCGTACAGAAAGCCATTATATAAGAATTCCCGGTTGTTTGTCACGGACGGGTGATTGATTTAGGTTTTCCTCATGTTGAACGAACATGTTCCACTTCCTCAAGGGGTCTGAAAGTTAATAACTGCTGGCGAATGAAGCTCTGTCTTACATTCAAATAAATACAAGTGGTTGGACGTGACTCCATTATTTCTAATCAactttgtaaatattttttactaCACACACTTGACCAGTAATGGCCCCTTAATATATACCAGCAGGTCTGACATTCATTTGATATGCTGGTCGTGGTAATGCGGTCTTGATTGAAAAGCGGACCACTTGATATACAGAGGCTCTTTTTGTGGCTTCAAATCCACCTGTCAATCAATATCAGAATGTTTTTGGCACATGCAgtaggacatttaaaaaaaaagaagtgtgaaCCAGATGTCATATTTTAGCAAATACTTTTCCTCAAGACTTGTGTCAGTTTTGCAATTTTTTGAAAAAGTTATAGTCTTTTACAATGAGGGTTTAATTGACACCTTTCTCCCCTTCATCCACAGGTTAGACCCAGgaaatgcatgtatgtgtgacCATATGGAACAGGTTGCTCTTATAGTTgatattttgtataaatggaAATGTTGCATTGTTTATTAGTTTGGGTATAAGGTAATTGAGGAAATTGTAATAACAaacaataaattataaattatttccAAAATATCAACCTAttcctttaaatatttttaaaagtaCTTATTATGAGGAATATTTTATTGCAACTTTAACTTGTAGGTATTTAATGTTGTTTCAAGTTGAGATGGTGTGGCTTTACCGCAACAAACTATGATGCTACTTGATGAAGGAGTGACACGTGTAATAATAGTTATTGTGTGTGTAACCTCACCCTCTGCGGTCCGCCAGCTTTACTCCGGTCAACAAGAAGTGCTCATCATCTTTAGAGGAGAACAtcttcttctccctcttctctttcttGGACATGATCTTCTTCACCTTGGCCTCCTGACAGAAACCGGCACACGAGAGCATTTGAGTTTGAATTGCAGAGCTCAAATGATGACTTGCATCTGTTGCATGTTAGCTTGTTATCTCTGATGCCTATTTGTAAATGTTATTTATGCTTTCCAAACAGGGTGAAGTCAACTTCACAGGAATTTAGAAAAGCAGCCGTATGCTCAGATTGATGAATGTGCACGTTTTGAAATTCTGTTATTGGCTCTGAACTAATGAAATGTGCTCGCCATCAAACCTTAATCACCTACGTGTCCATCATCCATAGCCACTCTTTTCAAGTTAACAATAGTAATCACTATCAAGCAGgtagaaaacatttttctttgatTATGCTATACCTAAAAAATACCAGGCAACTTTCTTATTGCTGTCGGACAAAAACCTTATATCTACACATTCTGttttatagatagataaatacagagagaaagagagagcatcTGAGTGGCATTTACTTGGCAGTAATGCACAGCACATTCCAGTGGAAGACCCTCCACTCCCTCTGAGACTCCCCCGGTCTCTCCCGTCACATCAgaattcctccccgccttcacTGCTTTCCACCAAGCACAGATACACCATCCTCTGCGATTATGGAACAAACCTTTGGCTCAGTTTCTCGCCGTGCCTGAGAAGAATTCCCAATGTCAACTGTCAAGGCCATAACGTTGACTCCTTCTCATATCCGTGCCTGCCTTTGCTTTACTGTTGACAAAACATTCTCAGAACTCACATCATTTGATGAATGCATCTAACCTTGGCGACCTACTTAAACTGCTtcttttgtttctatttttttttctatcgagGAGGTGCTCAATTCAAAGCGCTGCATGTATGGAAAACACAGACATAACACTTCTCTCCTGAGGATGTGAGAACAGCTACAACAAGCAAACAACTAGCTGGACATGAAAGCAGTCATCTCTTAAACCAAACAGGAACACGTACAATAAGATCTGTCATCAGGTCTGAGATCAAGCTTCACAATGTCACAATTCAGATAACATGAACTTATACAGAACTGTTTGTTCTACCTTCATTTGTTGTTTGttcatttaacacacacacacacacacacacacacacacacacagattactCAATCTCTTATCATATTCAAAATGATGTGACATTTGATGGATTTGAAGACTTTGCTCACTGTGGTATCTCATAGGGAGACAGGCACTGTTGCTGATAAACAAATCAAATCCTTCTTGTCTCACCTCTCATCATCATGAACATGCCTCAGAGCAAGAACGGTGCCAGTTTCTTGGAGTTTATTACCATCAAAAAATACTTACAAAACTTTCGTCTCAGCTATTTCAACACCCTGTCTCtactctttctgtctctttcctcgCTCTGCTTCTTGTTTCCTGTGTGCCGTCAAGTGTAAACCGTGGATCAAATTTGCTGTAGATCGAGCTTTGCAGTAACAGAAAACCAGAGATGCCAACAcagattgagtgtgtgtgtgtgtgtgtgtgtgtgtgtgtgtgtgtgtgtgtgtgtgtgtgtgtgtgtgtgtgtgcgcgtgaaTAGCTATATTGCAGCTCTGTATGCACATACAGAGGCCTGCCTATTCACCATTCTCTTCAGCATTGACCTCCAGGCCTCTAGATCCAAAGCAGCTCAGTGCCCAGTAATCTCTCCGGCCAAAAGGTAGGTAAACCAAGCAGCTCACTGAGGCTCGCTGTGTGGGGGAGCTTTACCTACAGCTCCATGCCTGGAAGAACAATAGAGCTCTTATTGGACCGAATTCCTCCATTCATATCCAAGAGTGGAAAGCTGGGAGATTAGAAAGGCATTTGAATTTGGAAATATTGCTAATTGTGGTTATCAGACACAATACAGTTTTTTTAGAGACAGCAATCAGATCATTGCTTTTGGAGGTTATGTGGAAGCCTCAGCTTCAGGTATAGTGGCTGCATGTACTTTTAATGATCCATCCACAAACTTATTTGCTTGCAtttttttcctgtctctctgctATATGGTATGCATTAGGGCTACATCTAACAATTATTTCCATCATCAATTAACATGtcacgtggccgggttggctcggttggtagagcaggcgcacatatgtggaggtttactcctcgacgcagtggccgctggttcaactccaacctgcggccctttgctgcatgtcattccccctctctctcccctttcatgtcttcatctggcctgtggaaataaa
It contains:
- the si:ch211-225h24.2 gene encoding si:ch211-225h24.2, which produces MFKKSKSKVLVDYASEEDDMSWHYHHSYKDKDIEGEEEEEEEEAVTAVSKEAKVKKIMSKKEKREKKMFSSKDDEHFLLTGVKLADRRGSHKKIKDDEKEKEKKDKPDKGHCFWESVTMTMRQISPTKKLEKMEGWEPPHLENLTETVTDEAPEDKSQKGGLPVSFPDSLGLPLELASWAGQGLEEDSSRYANLSDSKDSTAAVRWTARAKVKLAGISRMSRGIVSESAWEGFK